The genomic stretch CCAGTTACGAGATCAAGATCTTTGTTTAAAATTGGTAATAAATGAGTTTGCCAGTTCTCTTCGATCACATCGTTATCACATAGACCATCGGAACATAGTAAAAAGAGAGTTGGCTCGGTTAAGGTGAAGAATTGAATCGAAGGCTCTAGGCGATCGCTAGGATTTGGACCTAATGCTTGAGTTAATTGATGACTGTCAGGTCTGGCTATTGTCGATTCTCGATCCATGCCCAGATCAAGTAATTGATTGAGAACATCATGATCGCGAGTGATTTGTGCTAATTTTGCTGAACTAGCGGCTGCACTAACTTCTAATGAATTTTGGATATCTTTAGTGGAAATTTGAGCATCATTAGGACTATTTGTAACCTTATAAATTCGGCTATCACCAACATGGGCAATCACAACATCAAGATCATGAATCGCCAACATGACGAGAGTTGTTCCCATTCTCCCTAGAGATTGTCTGTTTTCTTCTTCATTTCGATCAAAGATAGCTTGATTGGCATTGCCGATAATTTCATTAAGTTTCTTCTCCCCTGGTAAAGTGTCTACCCAAAATGGCAGAAACTGCTCAGTAATGGATTTAACTGCGATCGCACTAGCCTCTGCTCCTCCCTCATGTCCACCCATACCATCACACAACACAAATAATCCGCGCTGACTGCGATCGCTAATCTGACTTTTGCCATGACTGCTACGAGTTTGAAAAATCGTTACGAAATCATCCTCATTGCGATTTCTCTGTCTACCAACATCAGTTTTCCCCGCATAGACGATATCTTGTAAATGTACTTGGGATAATTGTACTTGGGGAAATTCGAGTTGCTCAGTTTCCGAGGATAAATCTAAACTTGCATCAGGCAACGCTTCCAAATCCATAGATGCAGGCTGTTCTGGGGTGGCGATCTTTGGAAACATGATCGGTATGGTAACTGCGATCGCATTATCGACATCTTCCTGAGCTTCCGCAGACGCATCTCCTTGCGCTTCATTTTCATTGGGATTCTCTAGCATCTCGGATGGCTGGTGAGCCTCACTGTCCATGCTATTATCGCCAACCTCGCCATCTTGATTATGTGCAGTATGTTCTAAATAGATGGGTTTAGTTACTGCGGATTCCACAGCTAGGGATGGTGCGATCGCACCATCCTCTGACGGATGATTAACAATTTCAGTAACAATTTTAGAACCGCAAAATTGACAGAATTGATAATCATCAGGGTTTACGCTGTTGCAACTAGGACAGATGCTCATAATTATGTCTAGGTTTACCCAATATGAGAAATTAGCTTCATAATAGGGGTGAAGAATTAAGGTAATCGCACCCATGACTGATTCTACCAGACTCAACCATGCTCAAGAGATCACCCTCGGACGGGACTTTATGACTCTTTCACAGCATGTCCTCTCCCAATTTGGGACATTTTCTCCTGATGCGTATGATCTGAGTGCATTAATGGGGCGGATTGGTTTAGCAGGTAAAACGATTGCCCGCCATCTCAGTCGAGCGGGCTTACTCGAAAATGTCCTTGGGGTTACAGGCGAAGTTAACGTCCAAGGCGAAGCGGTCAAAAAAATGGATCACTACGCTAATCGAGTGTTTCTACGTGCGTTTGAACAAAGCGGCTTAGTTTGTCGCCTTGCCTCTGAGGAAATGGAGAAGCCCTATTACATTCCTGAAAACTGTCCCATTGGTCGCTATACCTTGCTTTACGATCCCATTGATGGTTCTAGTAATATCGATGTCAATTTAGCGATCGGTTCGATCTTTTCGATTCGTCAACAGGAAGGGAATGATGAATCGGGAGAAGCTCTAGATTTATTACAGTCAGGACGCAAGCAGATTGGTGCTGGATATATTCTTTATGGTACTAGCACGATGCTAGTTTACTCCCTTGGCATAGGCGTTCATGCTTTTACTCTTGATCCTAGTATTGGAGAATTTATTCTGTCTCAAGAGAATATTCACATTCCTCCAACGGGTTCCACTTACAGTGTTAATGAAGGGAATTTTTGGCAATGGGAAGCGCCAATGCGTGAATATGTCAAGTATATTCATCGTCAAGAGGGATATTCTGCTCGTTACTCAGGGGCGCTAGTGGCAGATATCCATCGAATTCTCTTTCAGGGTGGTGTATTTCTCTACCCCGGTACAGTCGGTCATCCCGATGGAAAGTTACGCTTACTCTATGAGTCTGCGCCTTTAGCATTTTTAGTGGAGCAAGCAGGCGGCAGAGCGACTACGGGCAATCAAGATATTCTTGATGTGATTCCCAAACAATTACATAGTCGAACGCCATTGATTATTGGTAGTTCAGAAAATGTAAAATTAGTAGAGTCATTTTTAAATAAGTAAGTTAAATAAGTAGGGCTAAACTTACAAAATTTCTAATCTCAGACTATAATTTTAACTAATATTTAGATTGACAAACAAGTAGGAATCAGCATCTACGCAAGGACATCACAATTATGGGAATGACACTCACCGAAAAGATTTTGGCAAAAGCTTCGGGAAAAAGCTACGTTAGTCCAGGCGAAAATATTTGGGTGAATGCTGACCTGCTGATGACCCATGATGTCTGTGGTCCCGGCACAATTGGCATCTTTAAAAAGGAATTTGGTAGTGATGCAAAGGTTTGGGACAGAGAAAAAATTGTTTTAATTCCTGATCACTATATTTTCACCAAGGATGCAAGGGCAAATCGCAACGTTGATATTTTGCGAGATTTTGCCAAAGAACAGGACATTAAATACTTCTACGACATCACCGATCTTTCCAACTTTAAAGCTAACCCTGATTACAAAGGTGTGTGCCATGTTGCCCTAGCTCAAGAAGGTCACACCAGACCCGGAGAAGTTCTATTCGGTACTGATTCCCATACCTGCAATGCGGGAGCCTTTGGGCAGTTTGCTACGGGTATTGGTAATACTGACGCTGCCTTTGTGATGGGTACTGGCAAATTGCTGATCAAAGTACCTGCATCAATGAAGTTTGTCTTTGATGGCGAAATGCCTCCTTACCTTTTGGCAAAAGACTTGATCTTGCATGTCATCGGTGATATCAGCGTTAGTGGGGCAAACTATCGCGCTTTGGAAATTAGCGGTGAGGCAATTTCTAAACTGACGATGGAAGAGCGGATGACTCTTTGCAATATGGCGATCGAGGCGGGTGGTAAAAATGGTGTGATTGCGCCTGACCAAACTACCTTTGACTATGTGCGATCGCGTACCGATAAGCCCTTTGAATCGCTCTACGCTGACGCTGATGCCCCCTACTATTACGTCAAGCATTACGATGTATCTAAGCTAGAGCCTGTAGTTGCTAAGCCCCACTCTCCCGACAATCGTGCCCTTGTCCGTGAAGTCACAGATGTCAAAATCGATCGCGTTTACATCGGTTCTTGCACTGGTGGTAAAACTGAAGACTTCTACCATGCTGCCAAATTGCTGAAGGGGCAACAGGTCAAGGTTCCTACCTATCTTGTACCTGCGACGCAGAAGGTTTACAACGATCTATTCAGCATCAAGATTGATGGGTTAACCCTTTCTGAGATTTTCTTGCAAGCGGGTTGTATTGAGCCAGCATCACCTTCCTGTGCTGCTTGTTTGGGCGGACCACAAGATACCTTTGGACGGGTGAATGAAGCTGAGGTTTGTGTGTCTACCACTAACCGTAATTTCCCTGGACGGATGGGCAATAAGCAAGCGCAAATTTATCTTGCTTCACCCTATACGGCGGCGGCCTCTGCCTTAACAGGTCATATTACCGATCCTCGTGATTTTCTGTAGTGTTTTCTAGTCTAAGTTTGCTTTATTTCTGAAGGTGAAGAAGCAAACTTAGACCACACTTGATTGAAAAATGCTAAGTAGCTCGGCGTAATTAAAAAAACAGAACTAAAGCCTGTGGCGCACGCTGCGCGTGCGCCACAGGCTTTGAGGTTTTATATTTAGAAAACGTTATTATAGAAAAGGGGTTGTGCTTTGCATATCCCCTTTTCTATGGTTAATTGTTAAGGCTATTGTGGGAATTCTCAGTGAGGAATACCAGATATGTTTTTATATAACTTTCAATATTTGCTTAATAAACTTGAAAGTATATGGTAGTCCTAAAGCCATTTCTAGGTTTTGGGGTTTGTAGAAGCGCAACTCGAAGGGGTTTGCTTTTACAAACTATTTAGGATTGCTATGTATAGATTAAGCTTAGTAAAATATAAATGATAAATGTGTGTAGATAGGATAAGTATTAATAGTTTGCTCAAACAAAAAGTTTCTGAATGTTATCTTTCCCAAGGATATGAGGTAATTCAACAGCCACATATTCATCAATTACCTTTTGATTTGAGTAATAAGTTAGGCGTATATTCCCCAGATTTATTGGTGACTATATCTAAGCATCAGGGGCTATTCATAACGATCGCTGATTATGCGACGAATTTGCCAATCTCTAATTACTGTCACATCGCGAAAACTATTGCTGAACATAGTGGTTGGCGATTTTTATTGATTACGGGTGAAGATGCTACCCCGATCGCAGAGGAAGATATTGCCGATCCGAAATTGACGCGATCGCAAATTTTGCATCGTAAAGAGCGCATTGCCAAGCTCATCTCGATTGGTGAACATGAGCCAGCTTTCTTATCCCTATGGATTTTTGCGGAAGTATTGATGCGTAGACATGCTCGACAGGCTTTAATTCCCATTGATCGCCTGCCAACGATTTTGATGATTCACCATCTCTATGCTCAGTTAGAGATCTCTGAGGGACAATTTGAGAGAGCGATCGCCTTAAATGAAATTAGAAATCGAGTTGCTCACGGATTTCCTGTGAAGTCCATCAATCTCAATGAGGCGATCGAAAAGCTTTTAAATTTAGTAGATGAATTTATTGCTGCTGAAAAACATTAGAGCGTTTTTGAGAAGTTTTTACTCCCTCTGACTCCCCCTTGCAAAGGTGGAGGACTTTGAGTTTCCCCCCTTCCAAAGGGGGGATTAAGGGGGGTAAAAGTAGAAATTTATGCTAAATAGGATACTTCTCAAACACGCTCTTAGAGGGAATGCTTCGCGATTCCTCAGTTTACTAATCGTTTGCTAGACCTTGCTGACGGGCAACTGCATGGACGGCGGCGGCGACGGCATGGGAAACTCGAGGGTCAAATACTGACGGGATAATAAAATCAGGGGCAAGATCGCTGGTGCTAACTAAAGAGGCGATCGCTTGAGCAGCACCTAAATTCATTTGGGTAGTGATTTTGTGAACCCTAGCGTCAAGCGCACCTCGGAAAATTCCAGGGAAGGCAAGTACATTGTTAATTTGGTTAGCATAGTCGCTGCGACCTGTAGCGATGACTGCGACATCATTTTCTACCAGTTCGGGTTGAATTTCAGGATTAGGATTTGCCATAGCAAATACGATGGGTGCAGGAGCCATACTTCTGACCATTTCAGGGGTGAGCGCTCCCTTAACGCTCAGACCAATAAACATATCGGCTCCCTTAATCACATCAGCTAACGAACCAGAGAAGTCGCTGACAAATTCTAATTTTTCCGCAGTTAGATCGGTGCGGTTTTTGTTGATGCAACCTTTAGAGTCACACATAGAAATTTGCTTCACACCTGCTTCACGCAAGAGTCTAGCTACGGCAATACCTGAGGCTCCTGCCCCATTCATGACAATGCGA from Pseudanabaena sp. Chao 1811 encodes the following:
- a CDS encoding protein phosphatase 2C domain-containing protein translates to MGAITLILHPYYEANFSYWVNLDIIMSICPSCNSVNPDDYQFCQFCGSKIVTEIVNHPSEDGAIAPSLAVESAVTKPIYLEHTAHNQDGEVGDNSMDSEAHQPSEMLENPNENEAQGDASAEAQEDVDNAIAVTIPIMFPKIATPEQPASMDLEALPDASLDLSSETEQLEFPQVQLSQVHLQDIVYAGKTDVGRQRNRNEDDFVTIFQTRSSHGKSQISDRSQRGLFVLCDGMGGHEGGAEASAIAVKSITEQFLPFWVDTLPGEKKLNEIIGNANQAIFDRNEEENRQSLGRMGTTLVMLAIHDLDVVIAHVGDSRIYKVTNSPNDAQISTKDIQNSLEVSAAASSAKLAQITRDHDVLNQLLDLGMDRESTIARPDSHQLTQALGPNPSDRLEPSIQFFTLTEPTLFLLCSDGLCDNDVIEENWQTHLLPILNKDLDLVTGLDNLIELGNNVNGYDNLTAVLILCDLTNSPN
- the fbp gene encoding class 1 fructose-bisphosphatase, translated to MTDSTRLNHAQEITLGRDFMTLSQHVLSQFGTFSPDAYDLSALMGRIGLAGKTIARHLSRAGLLENVLGVTGEVNVQGEAVKKMDHYANRVFLRAFEQSGLVCRLASEEMEKPYYIPENCPIGRYTLLYDPIDGSSNIDVNLAIGSIFSIRQQEGNDESGEALDLLQSGRKQIGAGYILYGTSTMLVYSLGIGVHAFTLDPSIGEFILSQENIHIPPTGSTYSVNEGNFWQWEAPMREYVKYIHRQEGYSARYSGALVADIHRILFQGGVFLYPGTVGHPDGKLRLLYESAPLAFLVEQAGGRATTGNQDILDVIPKQLHSRTPLIIGSSENVKLVESFLNK
- a CDS encoding 3-isopropylmalate dehydratase large subunit is translated as MGMTLTEKILAKASGKSYVSPGENIWVNADLLMTHDVCGPGTIGIFKKEFGSDAKVWDREKIVLIPDHYIFTKDARANRNVDILRDFAKEQDIKYFYDITDLSNFKANPDYKGVCHVALAQEGHTRPGEVLFGTDSHTCNAGAFGQFATGIGNTDAAFVMGTGKLLIKVPASMKFVFDGEMPPYLLAKDLILHVIGDISVSGANYRALEISGEAISKLTMEERMTLCNMAIEAGGKNGVIAPDQTTFDYVRSRTDKPFESLYADADAPYYYVKHYDVSKLEPVVAKPHSPDNRALVREVTDVKIDRVYIGSCTGGKTEDFYHAAKLLKGQQVKVPTYLVPATQKVYNDLFSIKIDGLTLSEIFLQAGCIEPASPSCAACLGGPQDTFGRVNEAEVCVSTTNRNFPGRMGNKQAQIYLASPYTAAASALTGHITDPRDFL